In the genome of Polaribacter atrinae, one region contains:
- a CDS encoding YceI family protein has protein sequence MSKNIILIIISLILFSFTKINVLNNNTIIKIASESKLEILGSTNVNKFACNFNFYEVDKTIPLSFKKVGNKVYFEKAVLELKNSGFDCGNKVMNKDFFKLLKSEEFPKILLNLKEVEKEETITEALVEMTIAGVSKKYKVPVTIEEDDEFLVSGNLNLNIEDFNIKAPKKMLGLIVVSEMINIHFNLVLNQK, from the coding sequence ATGAGTAAAAATATTATTTTAATCATAATTTCATTAATCTTATTTTCTTTCACTAAAATAAATGTATTAAATAACAATACAATAATTAAAATAGCGTCAGAAAGTAAATTAGAAATTTTAGGTTCTACAAATGTAAATAAGTTTGCATGTAATTTTAATTTCTATGAAGTTGATAAAACAATTCCATTGTCTTTTAAAAAGGTAGGAAATAAAGTTTATTTTGAAAAGGCTGTTTTAGAATTGAAAAATTCTGGTTTTGATTGTGGTAACAAGGTAATGAATAAGGATTTTTTTAAGTTATTAAAATCAGAAGAATTTCCAAAAATTTTATTAAACTTAAAAGAAGTAGAAAAAGAAGAAACAATAACAGAGGCATTGGTAGAAATGACAATTGCTGGTGTTTCTAAAAAATACAAAGTTCCGGTAACGATTGAAGAAGATGATGAGTTTTTAGTTTCGGGAAATTTAAATCTAAATATAGAAGATTTTAATATCAAAGCACCCAAAAAGATGTTAGGGTTAATTGTAGTTTCTGAAATGATAAATATTCATTTTAATTTAGTTTTAAATCAGAAATAA
- a CDS encoding PQQ-dependent sugar dehydrogenase, producing the protein MKQSFYIIFVYFSFIVFGFSQSKEYELIVPDLTNPWGFTFLPDNALLITEKEGKLIHFKNGVKREVQGVPKIYHRGQGGFLDIELHPNYQKNNWIYFTYASSEGKGSGGNTTLMRAKLKNNQLIDQQVLYKASPNSTKGQHFGSRITFDEENHVYFSVGDRGNRDEYPQDLTKDGGKIYRLNDDGTIPKNNPFINISNAKKAVYSYGHRNPQGMEINPLTKEIWSHEHGPKGGDEINIIKKGKNYGWPKVSYGVNYSGTKFTDNTSLPNMENPIYYWTPSIAPSGMAFINSDKYGNWKSNLLIGSLKFQYLTRCVLKGNKVFKEVKMLKDIGRVRSIEQGLDGFIYVGVENLGIIKLLPK; encoded by the coding sequence ATGAAGCAATCTTTTTATATCATTTTCGTCTATTTTAGTTTTATTGTATTTGGGTTTTCTCAAAGTAAAGAGTATGAGTTAATTGTGCCAGATTTAACAAATCCGTGGGGTTTTACTTTTTTACCAGACAATGCTTTATTAATTACAGAAAAAGAAGGAAAGTTAATTCATTTTAAAAATGGTGTGAAAAGAGAGGTGCAAGGTGTCCCAAAAATTTACCATAGAGGTCAGGGAGGATTTCTAGATATTGAGTTGCATCCTAATTATCAAAAAAATAATTGGATTTATTTTACCTATGCTTCATCCGAAGGAAAAGGGAGTGGAGGGAATACAACTTTAATGAGAGCAAAATTAAAAAACAATCAATTAATAGATCAACAAGTCTTGTATAAAGCGAGTCCTAATTCTACTAAAGGACAACATTTTGGCTCTAGAATAACTTTTGATGAAGAAAACCATGTGTATTTTAGTGTGGGAGATAGAGGTAATAGAGACGAGTATCCGCAAGATCTTACAAAAGATGGCGGTAAAATATACCGATTAAATGATGATGGTACTATCCCGAAAAACAATCCTTTTATAAATATTAGTAATGCCAAAAAAGCCGTTTATAGCTATGGGCATAGAAATCCGCAAGGGATGGAAATAAACCCTTTAACAAAAGAAATTTGGTCTCATGAACATGGTCCAAAAGGAGGTGATGAAATAAATATTATTAAGAAAGGTAAGAATTACGGTTGGCCAAAAGTAAGTTATGGTGTTAATTATAGTGGGACTAAATTTACAGATAACACTAGTTTACCTAATATGGAGAACCCAATTTATTATTGGACACCCTCTATTGCGCCAAGTGGTATGGCTTTTATAAACAGTGATAAATATGGTAATTGGAAAAGTAATTTATTAATAGGCTCTTTAAAGTTTCAATATTTAACCAGATGTGTTTTAAAAGGAAATAAAGTTTTTAAAGAAGTAAAAATGCTAAAAGATATTGGGAGAGTTCGCTCTATAGAACAAGGTTTAGATGGTTTTATATATGTTGGTGTAGAAAATTTAGGGATTATTAAATTACTTCCAAAATAA
- a CDS encoding site-specific integrase: protein MKTQTNFNLLFWVNASRAKNNLVSVYARITVNDKRANISLKRKVAVSEWNSNKGRTRGTKQESRLLNRYLDNVKNRIYEAHQELVKEKAFICSQSIKARFLGEDNEEYSLLTLVDYHNTQMSESLTYGTLKNYFTTQKYIKLFLTKKRKIQDIYLTQLTYRFIVDFEKFLRSYVPEDHQKQMENNTVMKHIQRLRKMVTLAYKMEWIDKDPFIKFKPTYIKNEREFLREDELQDIIEKEFSIKRLTLVKDLFIFSCYTGLSYIDVMQLNEDNIALGIDGGRWIITNRQKTHNKVKIPLLPIAEELLIKYKDHIKTKKTKTLFPNISNQKLNSYLKEIADLCGIKKNLTFHIARHTFATTITLSNGVPIETVSKLLGHTKIATTQIYAKVIERKVSEDMALLKNVISKKETQKKHQILLKEFTNIYNLGLCKLKS from the coding sequence ATGAAAACACAAACCAATTTCAACCTATTATTCTGGGTTAATGCTTCACGTGCTAAAAACAATTTAGTTTCAGTTTATGCTAGAATAACAGTAAATGACAAAAGAGCTAACATTAGTTTAAAAAGAAAAGTAGCAGTTTCTGAGTGGAATTCTAACAAGGGAAGAACTAGGGGAACTAAACAAGAATCACGGTTATTGAATCGTTATTTAGACAATGTAAAAAATAGAATTTATGAAGCCCATCAAGAATTAGTTAAAGAAAAAGCTTTCATTTGTTCACAAAGCATCAAAGCTCGTTTTTTGGGAGAGGATAATGAAGAGTACTCATTATTAACATTAGTTGATTATCACAACACTCAAATGAGTGAGTCATTAACTTATGGCACATTAAAAAACTATTTTACAACTCAAAAATATATCAAGTTATTTTTAACCAAGAAAAGAAAAATTCAAGATATCTATTTAACACAATTAACTTATCGATTTATAGTTGACTTTGAAAAGTTCTTACGTTCTTATGTTCCAGAAGACCATCAAAAACAAATGGAAAATAACACGGTTATGAAACATATTCAAAGGCTGCGTAAAATGGTAACATTAGCTTATAAAATGGAATGGATTGACAAAGATCCTTTCATAAAATTCAAGCCTACTTATATTAAAAATGAACGCGAATTTTTAAGAGAAGATGAATTACAAGACATTATAGAAAAAGAATTTAGCATAAAAAGGTTAACCCTGGTTAAAGATTTGTTTATTTTTAGTTGTTATACTGGCTTGTCATATATTGATGTTATGCAATTAAATGAAGATAATATTGCTTTAGGAATAGATGGTGGCAGATGGATTATAACGAATAGACAAAAAACACATAATAAAGTAAAAATACCACTACTCCCTATTGCCGAAGAATTATTAATTAAATACAAAGATCATATTAAAACAAAGAAAACGAAAACACTTTTTCCAAACATTTCAAATCAAAAACTAAATTCTTACTTGAAAGAAATTGCTGATTTATGTGGAATAAAAAAGAATCTTACATTTCATATCGCTAGACATACTTTTGCAACAACTATTACATTAAGCAATGGAGTGCCTATTGAAACGGTTTCAAAATTATTAGGTCATACTAAAATTGCAACAACACAAATTTATGCAAAAGTTATTGAGAGAAAGGTTAGTGAAGATATGGCTCTATTAAAAAATGTAATATCGAAAAAAGAAACACAAAAAAAACATCAAATATTATTAAAGGAATTTACTAATATCTACAACTTAGGTTTATGTAAGTTAAAAAGTTAA
- a CDS encoding KTSC domain-containing protein has protein sequence MKRIKEYKKLFKVEGPIDLKDLKKAYRGLVKEWHPDKFTDEAKKEEADLMSTQIIDGYHFLVSIAPETKEANLDAYKKTITEFQVADWHHKSMLLEVTFTDGNKYEYFGVSKILFGKFVNAKSMNNFGKRNIFNSFTYRKSMKASVTV, from the coding sequence ATGAAACGTATTAAAGAATATAAAAAACTTTTTAAAGTAGAAGGACCTATCGATTTAAAAGATTTAAAAAAGGCTTATAGAGGTTTAGTAAAAGAATGGCATCCAGATAAGTTTACTGATGAAGCTAAAAAGGAGGAAGCAGACCTTATGAGTACTCAAATTATTGATGGGTACCATTTCTTGGTAAGTATAGCTCCAGAAACTAAAGAAGCTAATTTAGATGCTTATAAAAAAACGATAACAGAATTTCAGGTTGCAGATTGGCACCACAAAAGTATGTTATTAGAAGTTACTTTTACAGACGGAAATAAATACGAATACTTTGGTGTTAGTAAAATACTTTTCGGAAAATTTGTAAACGCAAAATCAATGAACAACTTTGGTAAAAGAAATATTTTTAATTCTTTTACTTACAGAAAATCAATGAAAGCTTCTGTAACTGTTTAA
- a CDS encoding YceI family protein codes for MIYQKRLNVVILGMFAMFLCTSIKLNAQEFSVNTQNSSLLVYGTSNIHDWEIETENQSGVISLETANELQIKKLNFTVEVESLKSGKNGMDKNTYKALDTKKYKTIEFQLVSTEEITDLKDGNFKVKTKGDLKIAGVTKRISLDFNLNINEGTVKLVGEKSLKMTDYKVSPPTALLGTIKTGDEVTIKFNTILK; via the coding sequence ATGATTTATCAGAAAAGATTAAACGTAGTGATTTTAGGAATGTTTGCTATGTTTTTATGTACATCAATTAAGCTTAATGCTCAAGAGTTTTCAGTAAATACTCAAAATTCTTCATTATTAGTTTATGGGACTTCAAATATTCATGATTGGGAAATTGAAACAGAAAACCAATCTGGAGTTATCTCTTTAGAAACTGCAAATGAACTTCAAATTAAAAAACTAAATTTTACAGTTGAAGTAGAAAGTTTAAAAAGTGGAAAAAACGGAATGGATAAAAACACTTATAAAGCTTTAGATACCAAAAAATATAAAACGATTGAATTTCAACTTGTAAGTACAGAAGAAATTACAGATTTAAAAGATGGAAATTTCAAAGTAAAAACAAAGGGAGATTTAAAGATAGCAGGAGTTACTAAAAGAATTTCATTAGATTTTAATTTAAATATTAATGAAGGAACAGTAAAACTTGTAGGAGAAAAATCACTAAAAATGACGGATTACAAAGTTTCTCCTCCTACAGCATTACTAGGTACTATTAAAACAGGTGATGAGGTAACAATCAAATTCAATACAATTTTAAAATAA
- a CDS encoding hybrid sensor histidine kinase/response regulator transcription factor, whose translation MKNRKIFLSLFLITTFFYKICGQTQPIFQKIDEAQGLSSSRITGIIKESNGFIWISTQNGLNRFDGFSVKIYNKQNSNIESNDISSLYLDSKNRIWLTTYGSGLNLYDKKNDKFISFKNSLRDDSSVISNRVNTIIEDTKGHFWIGTEKGLCLFDYDLKKFVSYAHPQKKQLNITSIYQDKKGNLWLGTFANGLLLFNTKDNEFKTLNNETEQITSAINVITELNPDAILLGTKGSGLLTVDLKTQKVADFFYNNLALSNKVKIIRSLKKDNKNNLWIGTDGYGLFELQYPNSKEPIVKNYMFNSQLSSSLAGNAIYVISDDGDSNIWIGTAWNGISVLDKKNQTEIMVSDFVGLNPNPVLSIFQNDTKIFLGLDGNGLNVYNKKTKKIQLYDKDKIKAKYIQKIIQTKDNNIWIGTFDNGLIKFNEKSEKVIKYTNHFNDNQSLSFDDVRDIIEDEKNNLWIATWGGGLNYLDVTNGKFSRFKLPNNNIVSILKDKNKIWVASFGGGLNLFDSTTKNIKTFSYKELDSTTISSNNLFSILKDTKGYLWIGTSGEGVNRMNLKTNKVERFQNLENIKYRTITSIIEDNESNIWFGTKKGIIKYSYFTNTFTTYNNLSGDFHINSTFKDQVGFLYFGGINGVLKFDPKAVTNTDLQPKVSIRNFKIFNKEATIGDKGILDRNIVMTKEITLEHFQNVITFEFSALKFPTAKNCEYAIKMENFDTDWRAIGKDRTATYTNLSPGDYIFKVKSKEVSANWGDSFTSLQITIQKPYWLTWWAFTLYFLLFLIFIYFIRKYIIAWGKLKSSLELEKLTHEKDNELYNAKQQFFTNISHEIRTPVTLILSSINRLFDNDKTKDNKQIKAAHTISRNSNLLLRLVNELLDVRKLETNDIALNVSKGEFVGFAKEIYLSFSDIASDRNIKYRFKTDESTIYLWFDNNQLEKVIFNLLSNAFKFTNDNGEIDFNIETNDKEVIFIVKDTGIGLSVDDKEKIFNRFYQVKYTHTKNNKGFGLGLSIVKDVIKLHKGEISVSSEFKKGSSFEVKLLKGNNHFKDSLEVEENNLFEENAVEKIQKKILDRKDKKETILIVEDHEEIQESLKELLENENYAVIQAFNGLEGLRLATTTTPDLIISDVMMPEMDGLELSKKIKRNSTKSHIPIIILTARTSTKDKMEGYETGADEYIIKPYNEEFLINRIKNLLESRKLLKQKFNNTTLLNPKEITVNSKDQIFLEKLYKSLEENLQSNNLKAQIISKNLNMSHSSMYKKIKSLTGLTYMEFIRDYRLSIAKQLIEEMGYSVSDACYKVGYSDRKYFSKLFKNKFKQNPSYYLKS comes from the coding sequence TTGAAAAATCGTAAAATATTTTTATCCCTATTTTTAATCACTACTTTTTTTTATAAGATATGTGGTCAAACACAGCCAATATTTCAAAAAATTGATGAAGCTCAAGGTTTATCAAGTTCAAGAATTACAGGAATTATAAAAGAAAGTAATGGTTTTATTTGGATTAGCACTCAAAATGGTTTAAACAGGTTTGATGGATTTAGCGTAAAAATATACAACAAGCAAAATAGCAATATAGAATCGAACGATATTTCAAGTCTGTATTTAGACAGCAAAAATAGAATTTGGCTAACAACTTATGGAAGTGGGTTAAATTTATATGATAAAAAAAATGATAAATTCATTTCTTTTAAAAATTCTTTACGAGATGATTCTTCTGTTATTTCTAACAGAGTTAATACTATTATTGAAGACACCAAAGGTCATTTTTGGATTGGCACAGAAAAAGGATTGTGTTTATTTGATTATGATTTAAAAAAGTTTGTGAGTTATGCACATCCACAGAAAAAACAATTAAATATTACTAGTATTTATCAAGACAAAAAAGGAAACTTATGGTTAGGCACTTTTGCAAATGGTTTATTACTTTTTAACACAAAAGACAACGAATTTAAAACATTAAACAACGAAACTGAACAAATTACCAGTGCAATTAATGTAATTACAGAATTAAATCCTGATGCCATTTTGTTAGGAACTAAAGGTAGTGGTTTATTAACCGTCGATTTAAAAACCCAAAAAGTAGCTGACTTTTTTTACAATAATTTAGCTTTAAGCAATAAGGTTAAAATTATAAGATCTTTAAAAAAAGACAATAAAAATAATTTGTGGATTGGTACAGATGGCTATGGTTTGTTTGAATTACAATATCCAAATAGCAAAGAACCTATTGTTAAAAACTACATGTTCAATTCACAATTATCATCATCTTTAGCTGGTAATGCTATATATGTAATTTCCGATGACGGTGATTCTAATATATGGATTGGTACTGCTTGGAATGGAATTAGTGTTTTAGATAAAAAAAATCAAACAGAGATTATGGTTAGCGACTTTGTTGGTTTAAACCCAAATCCAGTTTTATCTATTTTTCAAAATGACACTAAAATATTCCTAGGTTTAGATGGTAATGGCTTAAATGTGTATAATAAAAAGACTAAAAAAATTCAACTTTATGATAAAGACAAAATCAAAGCCAAATACATCCAGAAGATAATTCAAACAAAAGACAACAACATCTGGATAGGTACTTTTGATAATGGTCTTATTAAATTTAATGAAAAAAGTGAAAAAGTAATAAAATATACCAATCATTTTAACGACAATCAATCATTGAGTTTTGATGATGTAAGAGATATTATAGAAGATGAAAAAAATAATTTATGGATTGCAACTTGGGGTGGTGGTTTAAATTATTTGGATGTAACTAATGGTAAATTTTCAAGGTTTAAATTACCAAATAACAATATTGTATCGATCTTAAAAGACAAAAATAAAATTTGGGTTGCATCTTTTGGTGGTGGTTTAAATCTTTTTGATAGTACTACAAAAAATATTAAAACTTTCAGTTATAAAGAGCTAGACTCAACAACTATAAGTAGCAATAATCTATTTTCTATCTTAAAAGATACTAAAGGATATTTGTGGATAGGGACTTCTGGTGAAGGTGTTAACAGAATGAACCTCAAAACAAATAAAGTAGAACGATTTCAAAATTTAGAAAACATAAAGTATAGAACCATTACCTCTATCATAGAAGATAATGAAAGTAATATTTGGTTTGGTACTAAAAAAGGAATTATTAAGTACAGTTATTTCACCAATACTTTTACTACTTATAATAATCTATCGGGTGATTTTCATATTAATTCTACTTTTAAAGATCAAGTAGGGTTTCTTTATTTTGGTGGAATTAATGGAGTTTTAAAGTTCGATCCAAAAGCAGTAACAAATACTGATTTACAACCAAAAGTTAGCATCAGAAATTTTAAAATTTTTAACAAAGAAGCCACTATTGGAGATAAAGGAATTTTAGATAGAAATATTGTAATGACTAAAGAAATTACCTTAGAGCACTTCCAAAATGTTATTACTTTCGAATTTTCTGCTTTAAAATTTCCAACCGCTAAAAATTGTGAATATGCTATTAAAATGGAAAATTTTGATACAGATTGGAGAGCTATTGGTAAAGACAGGACTGCTACTTACACTAATTTATCTCCAGGAGATTATATTTTTAAAGTAAAAAGTAAGGAAGTTAGCGCAAACTGGGGAGACAGTTTTACATCACTCCAAATAACAATTCAAAAACCATATTGGTTAACTTGGTGGGCATTTACGCTATACTTTTTGCTGTTTTTAATTTTTATATATTTCATAAGAAAATACATTATCGCTTGGGGAAAACTAAAATCTAGCTTAGAGTTAGAAAAATTAACTCATGAAAAAGATAACGAACTCTATAATGCAAAACAGCAATTTTTCACTAATATATCGCATGAAATAAGAACACCAGTTACTTTAATATTAAGTTCTATCAATCGATTATTTGACAACGATAAAACTAAAGACAACAAGCAAATTAAAGCAGCTCATACTATTAGTAGAAATAGTAATTTACTTTTAAGATTGGTTAACGAGCTTTTAGATGTTAGAAAATTAGAAACTAACGATATTGCTTTAAATGTCTCTAAAGGTGAATTTGTTGGTTTCGCAAAAGAAATTTATTTGTCTTTTTCAGACATTGCTTCCGATAGAAATATTAAGTATCGTTTTAAAACAGATGAAAGTACTATTTATTTGTGGTTTGATAATAACCAGTTAGAAAAAGTCATTTTTAATTTACTATCTAATGCTTTTAAATTTACAAATGATAATGGAGAAATAGATTTTAACATAGAAACCAATGATAAGGAGGTAATATTTATCGTAAAAGATACAGGAATTGGACTTTCTGTAGATGATAAAGAAAAAATTTTCAATAGATTTTATCAAGTAAAATATACTCATACCAAAAATAATAAAGGTTTTGGTCTTGGTTTATCTATTGTAAAAGATGTTATAAAATTACATAAAGGAGAGATAAGTGTTTCTAGTGAATTTAAAAAAGGAAGTTCTTTTGAAGTAAAATTATTAAAAGGAAACAATCATTTTAAAGACAGTTTAGAAGTAGAGGAAAACAATTTATTTGAAGAAAATGCCGTAGAAAAAATTCAAAAGAAAATTTTAGATAGAAAAGACAAAAAAGAAACTATTTTAATTGTTGAAGATCATGAAGAAATTCAAGAATCTTTAAAAGAACTTCTAGAAAACGAAAACTACGCTGTTATTCAAGCTTTTAATGGTCTTGAAGGATTACGATTAGCAACTACCACAACTCCAGACCTTATTATAAGTGATGTTATGATGCCAGAAATGGATGGACTTGAATTATCTAAAAAAATAAAACGAAATAGTACAAAAAGTCATATTCCAATTATCATTTTAACTGCAAGAACATCTACCAAAGATAAAATGGAAGGTTATGAAACAGGAGCTGATGAATATATAATAAAACCTTATAATGAGGAGTTTTTAATAAATAGAATTAAAAACCTTTTAGAGAGTAGAAAATTATTAAAGCAAAAATTTAATAACACTACTCTATTGAATCCAAAAGAAATAACAGTGAACTCTAAAGATCAAATATTTTTAGAAAAACTATATAAGTCTCTAGAAGAAAACCTACAGTCAAATAACCTGAAAGCTCAAATTATTTCTAAAAATTTAAATATGAGCCATTCTTCTATGTATAAAAAAATAAAGTCTTTAACAGGTCTTACTTATATGGAGTTTATTAGAGATTACAGATTATCAATTGCAAAACAACTAATAGAAGAAATGGGCTATTCAGTTTCAGATGCATGTTACAAAGTGGGCTATTCAGATAGAAAATACTTTAGCAAGCTATTTAAAAATAAGTTCAAACAAAATCCTTCTTATTATTTAAAATCTTAA
- the trxB gene encoding thioredoxin-disulfide reductase, producing the protein MSDTIEKIKCLIIGSGPAGYTAAIYAARADMKPVMYTGMQMGGQLTTTTEVDNFPGYAEGTDGTAMMEDLKKQAERFGTEVRFGLVTKVDLSDKVGGIHKVIVDETKHIEAETIIISTGATAKYLGIESEQRLIGGGVSACATCDGFFYKGQDVVVVGAGDTAAEEATYLSNICSKVTILVRKDFMRASKAMQHRVNKTKNIEVLYNTEIDEVLGSNVVEGVRAINNQTKETTDIAVTGVFIAIGHKPNSDLFKGVLDMDETGYLITKGKSTKTNLPGVFAAGDIQDKEYRQAVTAAGTGCMAALDAERYLGALE; encoded by the coding sequence ATGTCAGATACAATAGAAAAAATAAAATGTTTAATTATTGGTTCTGGTCCTGCCGGATATACAGCCGCAATTTATGCAGCCAGAGCAGACATGAAACCTGTAATGTATACAGGAATGCAAATGGGAGGTCAATTAACAACTACAACTGAAGTTGATAATTTTCCTGGATATGCAGAAGGAACAGATGGTACCGCAATGATGGAAGACCTTAAAAAGCAAGCAGAGCGTTTTGGTACAGAGGTTCGTTTTGGATTGGTTACAAAGGTAGATTTAAGTGATAAAGTTGGTGGAATTCATAAAGTTATTGTAGATGAAACCAAACATATTGAAGCAGAAACAATTATTATTTCTACAGGAGCTACTGCAAAATATTTAGGGATAGAAAGTGAGCAGCGTTTAATTGGTGGTGGAGTTTCAGCTTGTGCAACTTGTGATGGATTTTTCTATAAAGGACAAGATGTTGTTGTGGTTGGTGCAGGAGATACTGCTGCAGAAGAAGCTACATATTTATCAAATATTTGTAGTAAGGTTACTATTTTAGTTCGTAAAGATTTTATGAGAGCTTCTAAAGCGATGCAACATAGGGTTAATAAAACTAAAAATATTGAAGTTTTATACAATACTGAGATAGATGAGGTTTTAGGATCTAATGTGGTAGAAGGTGTAAGAGCAATTAACAATCAAACAAAAGAAACTACGGATATTGCAGTTACTGGAGTTTTTATTGCAATTGGTCATAAACCAAATTCAGACTTATTTAAAGGTGTTTTAGATATGGATGAAACAGGGTATTTGATTACCAAAGGGAAATCTACAAAAACAAATTTACCAGGAGTATTTGCTGCTGGTGATATTCAGGATAAAGAATACAGACAAGCAGTTACAGCTGCAGGTACAGGTTGTATGGCGGCTTTAGATGCAGAACGTTATTTAGGTGCATTAGAATAA